In Colletotrichum destructivum chromosome 8, complete sequence, the following proteins share a genomic window:
- a CDS encoding Putative AAA+ ATPase domain, ATPase, AAA-type, core has protein sequence MGGQNNKVVDDETGSVASFEEVGLRHLSRDSQALVTGDVYGDKSTTDVLYVLQYLGISGKILDIQESTTPFKEIAEYGKPVDDTCKRSARPILEIVTRVSTGVSPRRPLRSERVRVFNAGDEDYDSMSSESENEGRAKPARAGRTQMIIHSEYLINALKAVVAYYPNVNLLGKNVVIDAPYRVIVHHLEALKRYRYHQPASHSSDYARMTAEHVDVLLNFIEQTVGEVLLKEEERHQRSVPVATFENYWVALKPGEVIFIKQNDLWQPQVISRVLQDVTTDGRNRQIQVVSWYLEFDHKHIVRTTDQTNIPFWTGEQVVHSLDAIPARLFPEGPDAMLKKQIELGKMYWELLQRPTYMEYDGMLVQSYPGFRGGGPLSHGSSGYMTGRVICDAEGHGRLSMRAPENRNNPPMPRGRPMHVMPGQAPPPPQDHLPHFLPRCGCKECDVETDRTDFSPFADLEGINPQNSPAPTQDIFYIACTHVIPGFLLGDRRWGHLNLECLRPVVTDREAFRFLVLDDEIKMTVKALIGKFAAADSGKVSPWANDFVRNKGEGRIFLLHGAPGVGKTCTAECVAELTNRPLISLTSGDLSVSSGSVERNLSYFLELGQRFGALVLLDEADVYLERRRAKDIARNGLVSVFLRALEYYRGVLFLTTNRVQAFDAAFTSRIHVALHYRNLTDADRERIWANNFERLDRDSDGRVRVAVAAREYAYDSRDIRALRWNGREIRNALQTALALAESDAADEGSDRICVADKHLRAVVKMSRGFRDYLRSGGVYDGECELGESEGDDDDDEDVYSD, from the exons ATGGGTGGTCAGAATAACAAG gtcgtcgacgacgagactgGCTCGGTAGCTAGTTTCGAGGAGGTTGGCCTCAGACACTTGTCGAGGGATAGCCAGGCCTTGGTTACTGGGGATGTATACGGGGACAAGTCAACCACAGACGTGCTCTACGTATTGCAGTACCTCGGCATCTCAGGCAAAATTCTTGATA TCCAGGAAAGCACCACTCCCTTCAAGGAGATAGCCGAGTACGGAAAACCCGTAGATGATACTTGCAAACGCAGCGCCAGGCCCATTCTCGAGATCGTGACCAGGGTGTCGACCGGTGTCAGCCCCAGGCGTCCACTCCGATCCGAACGTGTCCGTGTCTTTAacgccggcgatgaggacTACGACTCGATGTCTTCTGAGAGCGAGAATGAGGGTCGGGCCAAGCCGGCCAGGGCCGGGCGCACGCAAATGATCATTCACTCCGAGTACCTCATCAATGCCCTGAAGGCAGTCGTGGCTTACTATCCCAACGTCAACCTCCTCGGAAAGAAtgtcgtcatcgacgccccCTACCGTGTCATTGTACACCATCTCGAGGCGCTAAAGAGGTATCGATACCATCAGCCTGCCAGTCACTCCTCCGACTACGCTCGCATGACAGCGGAGCATGTGGATGTGCTCCTGAATTTCATTGAACAGACGGTAGGAGAGGTTCTTCTCAAGGAAGAGGAGCGACACCAGCGTAGCGTCCCGGTCGCCACTTTCGAGAACTACTGGGTGGCTCTGAAGCCCGGCGAGgtcatcttcatcaagcAAAATGACCTCTGGCAGCCACAGGTCATCAGCAGGGTGTTACAGGATGTCACAACTGACGGACGCAACCGCCAGATCCAAGTCGTTTCCTGGTACCTGGAGTTTGACCACAAGCACATCGTCCGTACGACGGACCAAACCAACATTCCTTTCTGGACGGGTGAGCAGGTCGTCCATTCGCTAGACGCCATACCGGCGCGCCTGTTCCCGGAGGGCCCGGACGCCATGCTCAAGAAGCAGATCGAGCTAGGAAAGATGTACTGGGAGCTACTGCAGCGGCCTACGTACATGGAATATGACGGCATGCTTGTGCAGTCATACCCAGGGTTTCGCGGAGGAGGACCTTTGTCTCACGGGTCCTCGGGCTAC ATGACCGGACGAGTGATTTGTGACGCTGAGGGGCACGGCCGACTGAGCATGCGTGCGCCGGAGAACCGAAACAACCCCCCGATGCCGCGAGGCAGGCCGATGCACGTCATGCCGGGCCAagccccgccgccgccgcaagaCCATCTGCCTCACTTCCTCCCACGCTGCGGCTGCAAGGAATGCGATGTCGAGACCGACCGCACAGACTTCTCGCCGTTTGCCGACTTGGAAGGCATCAACCCCCAGAAttcgccggcaccgaccCAAGACATCTTCTACATCGCGTGTACCCATGTCATCCCCGGATTTCTCCTCGGTGACCGTCGCTGGGGACACCTGAATCTTGAGTGCCTGCGGcccgtcgtcaccgaccGCGAGGCCTTCAGGtttctcgtcctcgacgacgagatcaagaTGACGGTCAAGGCGCTCATCGGCAAgttcgcggcggccgacTCGGGCAAGGTGTCGCCCTGGGCCAACGACTTCGTCCGGAACAAGGGCGAGGGCCgcatcttcctccttcacGGCGCccccggcgtcggcaagACGTGCACGGCCGAGTGCGTCGCCGAGCTGACGAACCGTCCGCTCATCTCGCTGACGTCGGGCGACCTCAGCGTCAGCTCGGGCAGCGTCGAGCGCAACCTCTCGTACTTCCTCGAGCTGGGCCAGCgcttcggcgccctcgtcctcctcgacgaggccgacgtctACCTCGAACGCCGGCGCGCAAAGGACATTGCGCGCAACGGcctcgtctccgtcttcctccGCGCCCTCGAGTACTATCGCGGCGTGCTCTTCCTGACGACGAACCGCGTCCAGGCCTTCGATGCCGCCTTCACCTCGCGCATCCACGTCGCGCTGCACTACCGGAACCTGACGGACGCCGACCGCGAGCGCATCTGGGCCAATAACTTTGAGCGCCTCGACCGGGACTCGGACGGCCGCGtgcgcgtcgccgtcgcggcccgGGAGTACGCGTACGACTCGCGCGACATCCGGGCCCTGCGCTGGAACGGCCGCGAGATCCGCAACGCGCTGCagacggcgctggcgctcgCCGAgagcgacgccgccgacgagggaaGCGACCGTATCTGCGTCGCCGACAAGCACCTACGGGCCGTCGTCAAGATGAGCCGCGGGTTCCGGGATTACCtgcgcagcggcggcgtctaCGACGGCGAGTGCGAGCTTGGCGAgagcgagggcgacgacgacgacgacgaagatgtcTACTCTGACTGA
- a CDS encoding Putative AAA+ ATPase domain, ABC transporter type 1, transmembrane domain-containing protein, whose amino-acid sequence MSGSIMHNEPILLIEVGAALGLIALTSVPALTGLVKQFRSRKPKDHFYEDRDGKSTAESSAAFSNRWPKTFIFLFAFLGLAVSLANSILATSSTRAGNKLDSLFIAEWLATGVSILLALQAVGIVATNDSVHAYNLGLWLWFSGLVSAAVQILQGTAVFDHLLKNNPTSFGLKIASLALTLGLVVTGVALPRRPDVYFEGKAVDRLRTVPAYTRFTWGWCSEILDLATKKKDLDASDLPKPDHWTRSKDSAAAWKSYNFDSDSNLWWSIVWAYRVPLFVQWSIAISKALLSFAPSWITLQILEALERRHPGDELPVDVWILVFWLGLAILADAWAEATMFWLSWAELCIPLRGALSALIFEKSMRRKNVKTASKQEAEPTEQETNGKDDPKSKTDDEEEAEDDNVLKSKQAIINLIGVDAKRISDFAAFQFLFPSSGAKLIVAIWFLVYLLGWGPLGAGLLAWAILLPINFTYAKVYSKAQDKLMKIRDQKLAVVNEALVGMRQIKFSALEPQWEKRILDMREKELGALWQVFKGDTVLFGMWITSPIALAAVSLATYAFLNGTLIPSVAFVSIGVFKNLEVTLAVIPELITDVIDANISVKRMQDYLNGPELTKTVTEGPDVAFENATIAWPVDDETKDEDRFILRNVNVTFPAGELSVISGKTGTGKSLMLAAILGESDLLSGTIYAPKPPPLHERNDDNANRGNWIIPGSISFVGQIPWIENATLKSNILFGLPLDEDRYNKTIEVCALKKDLEMLADGDKTELGANGINLSGGQKWRLTLARAIYSRAGILVLDDIFSAVDAHVGRHIYEKCLTGELCKGRTRILVTHHVALCEPKTKFLVELGDGGVQHSGLLSELTEDGTLQLIKSHEQAALEIADEEATAVNSEEASDVEPSEVTELNGDGGILKKVPSKAARQFVEDETREKGSIKKHVYAAYLSQSGGWPWWGCGFGLFVIYQFVVIGRSWWLRIWTGQSEGSVSASSYNQVQHQYAYALTLQHSELHVPSDTVSITMDKDTLFYLAVYVGISAFSAILGTGRFFYFFLMSYKASRRMFEGITRTVLRTPLRWLDTVPTGRVLNRFTADFNVIDNRLGMDLSGAFGAILSVLGICITAFYVSPLIIPLACVLLFIAIWIAIRYLAGARPAKRLESTTKSPIFDLFGSTLVGMMTIRGADKAQVYIDSMYTRLDEYDMASWHLWLFNRWMGWRMSLIGAMFSTAVGFVVLGSPLMGPALAGFTLSFALEFSQAIVWSIRHYANIELDMNAAERVVEYSDLQTEDQGGIQPPATWPTEGRLEVKDLVVSYAEDLSPVLKGLSFSVNKNERVGVVGRTGAGKSSLTLALFRFLEARSGSIHVDGLDISKVKLHELRSRLAIIPQDPVLFSGSIRSNLDPFDNQSDADLRDSLQRVHLVDSNPSTPGEPSSYAAVVAAGTSAAAPALDASQRNTNVFRNLNSPISEGGGNLSQGQRQLLCLARAIVSRPKVMVLDEATSAVDMTTDALIQRSIREEFNDSTLIVIAHRLSTIADFDRILVLSDGAVAEYGSPRELWDKEGSVFRGMCEESGEKEKLKNIIFG is encoded by the exons ATGTCCGGCTCCATCATGCACAATGAGCCGATCCTGCTGATCGAGGTCGGAGCTGCTTTGGGCCTTATCGCCCTCACCTCAGTTCCGGCCCTCACAGGGCTCGTCAAGCAGTTCAGGTCCCGCAAGCCCAAGGATCATTTTTACGAGGACAGGGACGGAAAGAGCACTGCCGAGTCTTCAGCCGCCTTCTCAAACCGCTGGCCCAAAACCTTTATTTTTCTCTTCGCTTTCCTAGGACTGGCTGTGTCGTTGGCCAACTCCATCCTCGCCACTTCCTCAACTCGCGCCGGCAACAAGCTCGACAGTCTCTTCATTGCTGAGTGGCTCGCAACCGGTGTGTCG ATCCTATTGGCTCTGCAGGCCGTGGGCATCGTCGCCACCAATGACTCCGTTCACGCTTATAACCTTGGTCTGTGGCTGTGGTTCTCCGGCTTAGTCTCGGCTGCCGTCCAGATTCTGCAGGGCACTGCGGTTTTCGACCACCTCCTCAAGAACAACCCGACCTCGTTCGGCCTCAAAATTGCTAGTCTGGCCCTCACCCTCGGTCTTGTTGTGACCGGTGTCGCTTTGCCCCGGAGACCCGACGTCTACTTTGAGGGTAAGGCTGTCGACCGCCTCAGGACGGTGCCTGCTTACACCCGCTTTACTTGGGGCTGGTGCAGCGAGATCCTTGACCTGgccaccaagaagaaggaccTCGATGCATCTGACCTCCCTAAGCCGGACCATTGGACCAGGTCCAAGGACTCGGCTGCGGCATGGAAGTCATACAACTTCGATTCTGACTCGAACCTATGGTGGTCCATCGTCTGGGCCTACCGCGTGCCCTTGTTCGTACAATGGTCCATCGCCATATCTAAGGCGCTGTTGAGCTTCGCCCCTTCGTGGATCACCTTGCAGATactcgaggccctcgagcgtAGACACCCCGGCGACGAACTCCCTGTAGATGTCTGGATCCTGGTCTTTTggctcggcctcgccatctTGGCCGACGCGTGGGCCGAGGCAACCATGTTCTGGCTGTCCTGGGCCGAGCTGTGCATCCCCCTCCGCGGCGCCCTGTCTGCTCTCATCTTTGAGAAGTCCATGCGAAGAAAGAACGTCAAGACTGCCTCCAAGCAGGAGGCCGAGCCAACGGAGCAGGAGACCAACGGAAAGGACGACCCGAAATCCaagaccgacgacgaggaagaggccgaggacgacaacgTCCTCAAGTCGAAGcaggccatcatcaacctgATCGGCGTTGACGCCAAGCGCATCTCCGACTTCGCCGCCTTCCAGTTCCTTTTCCCCTCCAGCGGTGCCAAGTTGATCGTTGCCATCTGGTTCCTGGTTTACCTGCTCGGCTGGGGCCCCCTCGGTGCCGGACTCCTCGCGTGGGCCATTCTGCTCCCCATCAACTTCACCTACGCCAAGGTCTATTCCAAGGCGCAGGACAAACTGATGAAGATCCGTGACCAGAAGCTCGCCGTTGTCAATGAGGCTCTCGTAGGCATGCGTCAAATCAAGTTTTCGGCGCTCGAGCCCCAGTGGGAGAAGCGCATCCTCGACATGCGTGAGAAGGAGCTTGGTGCTCTTTGGCAGGTCTTCAAGGGCGACACGGTGCTTTTCGGCATGTGGATCACCAGTCCCatcgccttggccgccgtctccctcgCCACCTACGCTTTCCTTAACGGCACCTTGATCCCGTCGGTTGCTTTCGTCAGTATCGGCGTCTTCAAGAACCTCGAGGTCACCCTGGCCGTCATTCCCGAGCTCATCACCGATGTCATCGACGCCAACATCTCCGTCAAGAGAATGCAGGACTACCTGAACGGGCCCGAGCTGACCAAGACCGTCACGGAGGGCCCCGATGTCGCTTTCGAGAATGCCACCATCGCCTggcccgtcgacgacgagacgaaaGATGAGGATAGGTTCATATTGCGCAACGTCAACGTCACTTTCCCTGCCGGCGAGTTGTCCGTCATCTCTGGAAAGACTGGCACAGGCAAGAGTCTCATGCTGGCAGCCATTCTCGGAGAGTCAGATCTCCTGTCCGGCACAATCTACGCGCCCAAGCCTCCCCCGCTCCACGAGCGCAACGACGACAATGCTAATCGTGGCAATTGGATAATCCCTGGTAGCATCTCATTCGTCGGACAGATCCCCTGGATCGAGAACGCTACCTTGAAGAGCAACATCCTCTTCGGTCTCCccctggacgaggaccgCTACAACAAAACCATCGAAGTCTGCGCCCTGAAGAAGGACCTGGAAATGCTGGCAGACGGCGACAAGACGGAGCTGGGAGCTAACGGCATCAACCTCAGCGGTGGCCAGAAGTGGCGTCTCACCCTCGCTCGTGCTATCTACTCGCGcgccggcatcctcgtcctggACGACATCTTCAGCGCCGTTGACGCCCACGTTGGCCGTCACATCTACGAGAAGTGCCTCACCGGCGAGCTCTGCAAGGGCAGGACCCGCATCCTTGTTACCCACCACGTCGCGCTCTGCGAGCCCAAGACCAAGTTCCTCgttgagctcggcgacggcggcgtccaaCACTCTGGTCTCTTGTCCGAGTTGACCGAGGACGGGACCTTGCAACTGATTAAGAGCCACGAGCAGGCTGCTCTGGAgattgccgacgaggaggccactGCTGTCAACTCGGAGGAGGCGTCTGACGTCGAGCCTTCCGAGGTCACTGAGCTcaacggcgatggcggcatcCTGAAGAAGGTTCCGTCAAAGGCTGCCCGTCAGTTTGTCGAAGACGAGACTCGTGAGAAGGGTTCCATCAAGAAGCATGTCTATGCCGCATACTTGAGTCAAAGTGGTGGCTGGCCTTGGTGGGGTTGTGGTTTCGGGCTCTTCGTCATCTACCAGTTCGTTGTCATCG GACGATCATGGTGGCTTCGCATCTGGACCGGCCAGTCCGAGGGGTCCGTCAGCGCCTCCTCTTACAATCAAGTCCAGCATCAATACGCCTACGCCCTCACCCTCCAGCATAGCGAGCTCCATGTGCCGTCTGACACCGTCAGCATCACGATGGACAAGGATACTCTATTTTACCTAGCTGTCTACGTCGGCAtttcggccttctcggccatACTCGGTACGGGTCgcttcttctacttcttccTCATGAGTTACAAGGCCAGCCGCCGCATGTTCGAGGGCATAACCCGCACCGTCCTTCGCACCCCGCTCCGCTGGCTCGACACCGTCCCGACCGGCCGTGTCCTCAACCGATTCACGGCCGACTTCAACGTCATCGACAACCGCCTTGGCATGGATCTCTCGGGCGCCTTTGGCGCCATCCTTAGCGTTCTCGGAATCTGCATCACTGCCTTCTACGTCTCCCCGCTCATCATCCCACTGGCGTGTGTGCTCCTGTTCATCGCCATCTGGATCGCTATACGCtacctcgccggcgccaggcCCGCCAAGCGCCTCGAGAGCACCACCAAGTCGCCCATCTTCGACCTCTTCGGCTCTACACTCGTCGGCATGATGACTATCCGCGGCGCTGACAAAGCCCAAGTCTACATCGACTCCATGTACACGCGCCTGGACGAGTACGACATGGCGTCGTGGCACCTGTGGTTATTCAACCGCTGGATGGGCTGGCGCATGTCTCTTATCGGCGCCATGTTCtccaccgccgtcggcttcgtcgtccttggcAGCCCCCTGATGGgccccgccctcgccggcttcaCTCTCTCCTTCGCGCTCGAGTTTTCGCAGGCCATTGTGTGGTCCATCCGTCACTACGCCAACATCGAGCTCGACATGaacgccgccgagcgagTCGTCGAGTACTCGGACCTCCAGACTGAGGACCAGGGTGGTATACAGCCTCCCGCCACTTGGCCGACCGAAGGCCGCCTGGAGGTCaaggacctcgtcgtcagctacgccgaggacctctCCCCCGTCCTCAAGGGCCTGAGCTTCAGCGTGAACAAGAACGAGCGCGTCGGTGTCGTCGGCCGCACGGGCGCCGGGAAGTCTTCCCTGACCCTCGCCCTGTTCCGTTTCCTCGAGGCCCGCTCGGGAAGCATCCAcgttgacggccttgacATCTCCAAGGTCAAGCTCCACGAGCTGCGGTCCCGTCTAGCCATCATCCCCCAGGACCCGGTTCTCTTCTCTGGCTCCATTCGCTCTAACCTCGACCCCTTTGACAACCAGAGCGACGCCGACCTCCGCGACTCCCTGCAGCGCGTGCATCTCGTCGACTCGAACCCGTCGACCCCGGGCGAGCCTTCATCgtacgccgccgtcgtcgccgccggcaccagcgcggcggcgcccgcgCTCGACGCGTCGCAAAGGAACACCAACGTCTTCCGCAACCTCAACTCCCCCATCTCCGAGGGCGGTGGCAACCTCTCGCAGggccagcgccagctgctcTGCCTCGCGCGCGCCATCGTGTCGCGACCCAAGGTCATGGTACTCGACGAGGCGACTTCGGCTGTTGACATGACAACGGATGCGCTCATCCAGCGGTCCATCCGCGAAGAGTTCAACGACTCGAcgctcatcgtcatcgcccaccGTCTCAGCACGATTGCGGATTTCGACCGCATCCTGGTGCtgagcgacggcgccgtcgcagAGTACGGAAGCCCGAGGGAGCTGTGGGATAAGGAGGGCAGCGTGTTCCGAGGCATGTGCGAGGAGagcggcgagaaggagaagttGAAAAACATCATTTTTGGTTGA
- a CDS encoding Putative WD40/YVTN repeat-like-containing domain superfamily — MKSTPLIINWHDQNAPVYSAHFEPHGKGRLATAGGDNNVRLWKVETDGEDRKVDYLSTLTKHTQAVNVVRWAPKGEILASAGDDGNVIIWVMSEHTGPAFGNEGLEDKETWRTKHMCRSSGSEIYDLAWSPDSSYFIIGSMDNIARIYNASSGTLVRQIAEHSHYVQGVAWDPLNEYIATQSSDRSVHIYSLKTKDGQHTLSGNHDDKPSKIASHNKSDLPPRRISSSSPAPPDFSMRTHLTVEQAVGSPVPSAPGTPTSMALPMNPPSVISHSRRSSFSSRRSPSPAPSMPLPAVMPLEPSPKPHPSGGLGMKNSTLYANETLSSFFRRLTFTPDGSLLLTPSGQYQTQHNSEGGAKPTFEVTNTVYIYTRGGINKAPIAHLPGHKKPSVVVKCSPVFYTLRTSPPVTKHITIDTSSSEDPIPALPEPVAKPTGSTSVMDPPPPPTSVPESSPAPAKTEPSVSTPGPKAAFALPYRMIYAVATQDSVLLYDSQQQTPICIVSNLHCATFTDLAWSSDGLTLLVSSSDGFCSTLSFSPGELGQVYQGDLPTAKSPAVPGSMTATSSSSNQNTPIPTSSSAFAPPSPFHNGGTHHHRNSASSFTAPSPPPAGFVSQRPHSPARSNSTSSVATQSSNVVTNPSLIVGSVPGIAVANSTKVTGVPITTPPETPRTNVAPSTAASGIKRDASEGEKEEGSEPKKRRIAPTLVEQKP, encoded by the exons ATGAAGAGCACGCCGCTTATCATCAATTGGCACGACCAGAATGCCCCCGTTTACTCGGCCCATTTCGAGCCCCACGGCAAGGGCCGTCTGGCCACGGCCGGAGGAGACAACAACGTGAGA CTCTGGAAGGTCGAGACGGATGGCGAAGATCGAAAGGTCGACTACCTGTCGACCCTGACCAAGCACACACAAGCAGTCAACGTCGTCCGTTGGGCCCCCAAAG GCGAGATCCTCGCTtctgccggcgacgatggcaaTGTCATCATCTGGGTCATGTCCGAGCACACCGGCCCTGCCTTTGGCaacgagggcctcgaggacaaggagactTGGCGCACGAAGCACATGTGTCGATCCAGCGGATCCGAGATCTACGACCTGGCCTGGTCCCCCGACAGCTCCTACTTCATCATCGGAAGCATGGATAACATCGCCCGGATCTACAATGCCAGCTCTG GCACCCTAGTACGCCAAATCGCCGAGCATAGCCATTACGTGCAAGGAGTTGCCTGGGACCCCCTGAACGAGTACATTGCGACACAGTCGTCTGACCGATCCGTCCATATTTACTCCCTCAAGACCAAGGACGGTCAGCATACTCTCAGCGGTAACCACGACGACAAGCCCTCCAAGATCGCGAGCCACAACAAGAGTGACCTGCCCCCGCGCCgcatctcctccagcagTCCTGCACCTCCCGACTTCAGCATGCGGACCCACCTCACCGTAGAGCAGGCCGTGGGGTCTCCGGTGCCGTCCGCTCCCGGTACTCCCACCTCCATGGCCCTGCCGATGAACCCCCCGAGTGTTATCAGCCATAGTAGGCggtcctcgttctcgtcgagaCGCTCACCATCCCCAGCTCCGTCAATGCCCCTGCCGGCCGTCATGCCCCTGGAACCTTCGCCGAAGCCTCACCCCTCGGGCGGTCTCGGTATGAAGAACTCGACGCTGTACGCAAATGAGACGCTATCTTCCTTCTTTCGGCGTCTCACCTTCACGCCCGATGGCAGTCTTCTTCTCACCCCGTCTGGTCAATACCAAACCCAGCACAACTCGGAGGGTGGCGCAAAGCCAACCTTTGAGGTGACCAACACCGTCTACATCTATACGAGAGGCGGTATCAACAAGGCGCCCATTGCACACTTGCCTGGTCACAAGAAGCCGTCGGTGGTTGTCAAGTGCTCGCCAGTCTTTTACACCCTGCGAACGTCGCCCCCGGTGACCAAGCACATAACCATCGACACATCTTCTTCCGAAGACCCTATCCCAGCCCTTCCGGAGCCTGTCGCGAAGCCTACGGGGAGCACGTCTGTCATGGacccgcctcctcctcctacttcGGTCCCCGAGTCGAGTCCGGCCCCGGCCAAGACAGAACCCAGCGTTTCTACCCCAGGTCCGAAGGCGGCCTTCGCCTTGCCTTACAGAATGATTTATGCTGTTGCAACCCAAGACTCTGTACTTCTTTACGACTCTCAGCAGCAAACCCCTATTTGCATCGTCAGCAACCTCCACTGTGCTACGTTCACAGACCTAGCCTG GTCGAGCGACGGACTGACTCTCTTGGTATCGTCGTCCGACGGGTTCTGCTCTACGCTGTCTTTCTCGCCTGGCGAATTGGGACAAGTCTACCAGGGAGACTTGCCCACCGCCAAGAGCCCTGCCGTGCCTGGGAGCATGACAgcgacatcgtcatcatcgaaCCAGAACACTCCGATTCCCACCTCAAGCTCGGCGTTcgcgcccccttccccgttTCACAACGGCGGAACGCACCATCACCGAAATTCAGCGAGCTCCTTTACTGCTCCATCGCCACCGCCCGCTGGCTTCGTCAGTCAAAGACCCCATTCGCCTGCGCGATCAAACTCTACCTCATCCGTGGCCACGCAGTCGTCAAATGTGGTCACCAATCCCTCCCTGATTGTCGGTAGTGTGCCCGGCATCGCGGTCGCCAATTCTACAAAGGTCACGGGAGTTCCCATTACCACGCCTCCTGAAACGCCTAGGACCAACGTTGCCCCCAGCACGGCAGCGAGTGGGATCAAGCGTGACGCCAGTGaaggcgagaaggaggagggcagcgAGCCCAAGAAGAGACGGATTGCGCCGACGCTGGTGGAGCAGAAACCGTAG